One region of Quercus lobata isolate SW786 chromosome 2, ValleyOak3.0 Primary Assembly, whole genome shotgun sequence genomic DNA includes:
- the LOC115978218 gene encoding uncharacterized protein LOC115978218, giving the protein MEETPGKKVLITSDGDEISENIALHLAKRGCSLVLMGNESCLLSIAGKINGSVKGVKPVEVVGVDMEEEREGHFAEAVNKACVILGSLDAFVHCYFYEGKMQEHLQLGEDEFNKIMKINFMAPWFLLNAVGKRMRDYKSGGSIVLLTSIIGSPRGLYPGAAAYGSCSAGLQQLVRVSLLLYNISSLLHLQCIYYIILLFFFFFDKCILYYFTSGEIFCLNLYSEQESESNDTFMRVDCEFTLLT; this is encoded by the exons ATGGAAGAAACTCCCGGGAAGAAAGTGCTGATCACCTCAGATGGTGATGAGATCTCAGAGAACATTGCTCTCCATTTAGCCAAACGGGGATGCAG CTTGGTTCTGATGGGCAATGAGAGCTGTCTTCTGAGTATAGCCGGAAAGATAAATGGTTCAGTGAAAGGTGTGAAGCCGGTGGAGGTGGTTGGTGTAGATATGGAGGAGGAGAGAGAGGGTCACTTTGCTGAGGCAGTAAACAAGGCATGCGTAATTCTGGGAAGTTTAGATGCTTTTGTTCATTGTTATTTCTATGAAG GAAAGATGCAAGAACACCTACAATTAGGTGAAGATGAGTTCAACaagataatgaaaataaattttatggcTCCGTGGTTTCTGTTAAATGCTGTGGGAAAAAGAATGCGGGACTATAAATCTGGAGGTTCCATTGTACTCTTGACCTCGATAATTGGTTCTCCAAGAGGGCTTTATCCAGGAGCTGCTGCGTATGGTTCATGTTCGGCAGGACTGCAGCAGTTAGTCAGGGTAAGTTTATTACTGTATAATATAAGCAGTCTTTTACATCTTCAgtgcatatattatattattttgctttttttttttttttttgataagtgtatattatattattttacttcTGGTGAGATCTTCTGCCTAAATTTATATTCTGAACAGGAGAGTGAATCAAATGACACATTTATGCGCGTAGATTGTGAATTTACCTTGTTAACATGA